A window of the Schlesneria paludicola DSM 18645 genome harbors these coding sequences:
- a CDS encoding fatty acid CoA ligase family protein encodes MPTINIASHLTDMAVRSPEQLAVLFPQSRDRSGKTEYAQYTYHRLEEESNFLAAGLDSMGIGRGVKTVLMVPPSLEFFSLTFALFKVGAIPVMVDPGMGIKNLGKCLAEAEPTAFIGVTKAHVARLLFRWARRSLKQLVTVGRKLGWGGVTLSTVTESGRKRQSSANPADEHWIAHTVHADETAAILFTSGSTGIPKGAVYSHGNFTAQVAALKQAFQIEPGEVDLCTFPLFALFAPALGMTAVVPRMDFTKPARVIPREIEEPIVRFGINNLFGSPALLNRVGREFASSPTSQSPAGSQPADGTPPWKSLRRVLSAGAPVSPLILERFSQRLSETSQIFTPYGATESLPVAVIGSHEILRETRYRTAEGAGTCVGHPVTGIEVRIIRISDDPIAEWNDSLCVAPGEIGEIVVHGPMVTQQYYLRPDLTALAKIRDPATGRVRHRMGDVGYFDEQGRLWFCGRKSHRVETAERTYFTEPVEGIFNTHPAVFRTALVGVRRADGVEPILCVERERSDGRDHQQLSDDELTKQLLEIGAKFETSRPIRTILFHPSFPVDIRHNSKIFREKLAVWAASTVGLK; translated from the coding sequence ATGCCCACGATCAACATCGCTTCGCATCTCACAGACATGGCCGTTCGATCACCCGAACAACTCGCGGTGCTGTTTCCTCAGTCTCGTGACCGATCTGGTAAAACCGAATACGCCCAGTACACCTATCACCGTCTGGAGGAAGAGAGCAACTTCCTGGCAGCGGGCCTTGATTCGATGGGTATCGGTCGGGGCGTGAAAACCGTCCTGATGGTCCCTCCATCATTGGAATTCTTCTCGCTGACATTTGCCCTGTTCAAAGTCGGCGCGATTCCTGTGATGGTCGATCCCGGCATGGGGATCAAAAATCTCGGAAAATGTCTCGCGGAAGCCGAACCGACCGCATTCATCGGCGTGACGAAAGCACACGTCGCGCGCCTGTTGTTTCGCTGGGCTCGTCGGTCGCTCAAACAGTTGGTCACGGTCGGTCGCAAACTGGGATGGGGCGGAGTCACGCTGTCCACAGTGACCGAATCGGGACGCAAACGTCAATCGTCAGCGAACCCAGCCGACGAACATTGGATCGCCCACACAGTTCATGCCGACGAAACGGCGGCAATCCTCTTCACAAGTGGCAGCACCGGCATTCCCAAAGGCGCGGTTTATTCGCACGGAAACTTCACCGCCCAGGTCGCCGCCCTGAAGCAGGCGTTCCAGATCGAACCGGGTGAGGTGGATCTCTGCACGTTTCCCCTGTTCGCGTTGTTCGCTCCGGCCCTGGGAATGACGGCAGTCGTACCACGCATGGATTTCACCAAGCCCGCACGCGTCATCCCCCGGGAAATCGAAGAGCCGATCGTTCGCTTCGGAATCAACAACCTGTTCGGCTCCCCCGCTCTGCTCAACCGAGTCGGACGCGAGTTCGCATCGAGCCCCACTTCCCAATCGCCAGCCGGATCACAGCCCGCTGACGGAACTCCACCTTGGAAGTCACTGCGACGAGTGTTGTCGGCCGGCGCTCCAGTCTCACCCTTGATCCTCGAACGGTTCTCGCAGCGCCTGTCCGAGACGAGTCAAATCTTCACCCCCTACGGGGCGACCGAGTCTCTGCCGGTTGCCGTCATTGGCAGTCACGAGATCCTGCGGGAAACACGTTACCGTACGGCTGAAGGAGCGGGAACCTGCGTCGGCCATCCCGTGACTGGGATTGAAGTCCGCATCATTCGCATCTCGGACGACCCGATCGCCGAATGGAACGACAGCCTGTGTGTCGCGCCGGGCGAAATTGGCGAGATCGTGGTTCACGGCCCGATGGTCACACAACAGTATTACCTCCGCCCGGACCTGACCGCGCTGGCCAAGATTCGCGATCCCGCGACCGGTCGCGTGCGGCATCGCATGGGAGACGTCGGCTACTTCGACGAGCAGGGCCGACTCTGGTTTTGCGGTCGAAAATCGCACCGCGTCGAGACTGCTGAGCGCACCTATTTCACCGAACCTGTCGAAGGCATCTTCAATACACATCCGGCCGTCTTCCGTACGGCTCTCGTGGGTGTGCGCCGCGCGGACGGCGTCGAACCGATCCTGTGTGTCGAACGAGAACGTTCTGACGGTCGAGATCATCAACAACTCTCGGACGACGAGCTGACGAAGCAATTGCTTGAGATCGGCGCAAAGTTCGAAACATCGCGACCAATTCGCACGATTCTGTTTCACCCCAGTTTCCCGGTCGACATCCGCCACAACTCGAAAATCTTCCGCGAGAAGCTGGCCGTCTGGGCAGCGTCAACCGTCGGTTTAAAATGA
- a CDS encoding serine/threonine-protein kinase, whose translation MSELSLCRSERILDFLTERLDDSQIVEFERHLDQCEDCCRELQRRTADQSLWDDARALLSSIENAAGATIRTADNNVTSSVERMNLDFLGPTDDPRMLGRIGCYEVSGVIGCGGMGLVLKAFDPALNRYAAIKVLAPHFASSGAAKQRFAREAQAAAAVVHDNVVAIHGVDEYRGIPYLVMPYIKGESLQKRIDRDGPLSLEEILRIAMQTARGLAAAHDQGLVHRDIKPGNILLLANVERVMITDFGLARAADDASLTRSGVIAGTPQYMSPEQARGEGIDARSDLFSLGSVIYAMCAGHPPFRAETAYGILRRITDDRARPLREINPQLPSWLGQVVDRLLAKSASQRFASAHQVAELFEQCLAHVHQPHLARLPAPYARSNVWSKRLGLIVVAVGMLVLASVAQRPIRLPKFVEDLPTPTPPAARDEQAIESTVNAATVAASQRQSDVTDEMSDGDSELRWNPDDDLKRLESTLLQLNDEFDKDPP comes from the coding sequence ATGTCTGAACTGAGTCTGTGTCGCAGCGAACGAATTCTGGACTTCCTCACGGAGCGTCTGGACGATTCTCAAATCGTCGAGTTTGAGCGTCATTTGGATCAGTGCGAGGACTGTTGCCGTGAGCTGCAACGACGGACAGCGGATCAATCGTTGTGGGATGACGCGCGGGCACTTCTCAGTTCGATTGAGAATGCGGCGGGCGCCACGATCCGTACGGCGGACAACAACGTCACGTCGTCCGTTGAGCGAATGAATCTGGATTTTCTCGGTCCGACCGACGACCCGCGAATGCTGGGCCGCATCGGATGTTACGAAGTCTCGGGGGTGATTGGCTGCGGTGGAATGGGGCTCGTACTGAAGGCCTTTGATCCAGCACTAAATCGATATGCCGCGATCAAGGTACTGGCACCGCATTTTGCCAGTAGCGGTGCGGCGAAGCAGCGATTTGCCCGCGAAGCACAGGCGGCCGCCGCGGTGGTTCACGACAATGTCGTGGCGATACACGGTGTCGATGAGTATCGGGGAATTCCGTATCTCGTCATGCCCTATATTAAAGGTGAGTCACTGCAGAAACGGATCGATCGTGATGGACCGCTTTCGCTTGAGGAAATCTTGCGGATTGCGATGCAGACGGCGCGCGGTTTGGCGGCTGCGCACGATCAGGGGCTCGTCCATCGCGACATCAAACCGGGCAATATTCTGCTGCTCGCCAACGTCGAACGAGTCATGATTACCGACTTCGGTCTGGCCCGCGCGGCGGACGACGCCAGTTTGACGCGTAGCGGCGTGATTGCAGGAACCCCTCAATACATGTCGCCAGAACAGGCCCGCGGGGAGGGGATCGATGCCCGAAGCGACCTGTTTAGTTTGGGGAGTGTCATCTATGCGATGTGCGCTGGTCATCCTCCGTTTCGGGCGGAGACCGCGTACGGCATTCTGCGCCGAATCACTGATGATCGAGCCCGCCCTTTGCGTGAAATCAATCCACAGCTCCCGAGTTGGTTGGGACAAGTCGTTGATCGCCTGCTGGCCAAATCCGCGTCACAGCGTTTTGCCTCGGCGCACCAGGTGGCCGAATTATTCGAACAATGTCTGGCTCATGTCCATCAACCGCACCTCGCACGATTGCCCGCGCCGTATGCCCGTTCGAACGTGTGGTCCAAGCGGCTGGGGCTGATTGTCGTTGCGGTTGGCATGCTTGTCCTTGCGAGTGTCGCGCAGCGGCCGATCAGGCTGCCGAAATTCGTCGAGGATCTTCCGACGCCAACTCCGCCTGCAGCGCGGGACGAGCAGGCGATCGAGTCGACCGTCAACGCCGCAACGGTCGCGGCGTCGCAGAGGCAATCCGACGTGACCGATGAGATGTCAGATGGTGATTCCGAATTGCGGTGGAATCCCGATGATGATCTCAAACGCCTTGAATCCACTTTGCTGCAATTGAACGACGAATTCGACAAGGATCCGCCGTGA
- a CDS encoding RNA polymerase sigma factor, protein MSHSMAAPETRPSLLLRVRDPADRESWYEFSEIYRPVICRMARYKGMQSADADDLAQQVLWAIARAIDRWEPDSGRAKFRTWLGRIAQNAILNALSRGVPDRSSGDDEIQKFLEQCPARNGADSDLLRTECRRELFLMAARDIREEFSEETWLSFWLTTVEDVDIDIAAKQLERSRGSIYASRSRVMQRLKRRIEELDATILHDE, encoded by the coding sequence ATGAGTCATTCGATGGCGGCTCCCGAGACACGTCCCAGCTTGCTGCTCCGAGTTCGCGATCCCGCGGACCGTGAGAGTTGGTACGAATTCTCGGAAATCTATCGTCCGGTGATTTGTCGGATGGCGCGATACAAAGGGATGCAATCGGCGGACGCGGACGATCTGGCTCAACAGGTGCTCTGGGCCATTGCGCGTGCCATCGATCGCTGGGAGCCGGATTCCGGAAGGGCCAAGTTCCGGACATGGTTGGGACGAATTGCACAAAATGCCATTTTGAATGCCTTGTCGCGAGGTGTGCCCGATCGGTCGTCGGGCGATGACGAGATTCAGAAATTCCTGGAGCAGTGTCCCGCCCGGAACGGTGCGGATTCGGATCTGTTGAGAACGGAATGCCGCCGTGAACTCTTCCTGATGGCGGCGCGTGACATTCGTGAAGAGTTCTCGGAAGAGACCTGGCTGTCGTTTTGGCTCACAACAGTGGAGGACGTCGACATCGACATCGCTGCCAAGCAACTGGAGCGTAGCCGCGGCAGCATCTATGCGTCCCGCAGCCGTGTCATGCAAAGATTAAAACGTCGGATTGAGGAGCTCGATGCCACGATCCTTCACGACGAGTGA
- a CDS encoding 2'-5' RNA ligase family protein, with the protein MTSRQTVLLSACGIFIVICPLLAFGQSSQRVHDVTAIDILLAPDQLMLDRARGANDRLCGNYPNGFQLDAIHAAHITLLQRFVRTSELERVQAAVAEVLRNETPTAWTFKATGYYDIPVEKLGLAGIVVERSHDLMRLQQKFIDAVSPFTSEKGTAESFALRSDGATISQSQQTIRYVSEFVPKSSGKNFNPHVTIGLGTREFVDKLKVEPFSVFTFQAKSIDIYQLGEFGTAQKMLWSSVDTNEKK; encoded by the coding sequence ATGACCTCACGTCAGACGGTTCTTCTGTCCGCATGCGGCATCTTCATCGTGATTTGCCCGCTGCTGGCATTCGGGCAATCGTCCCAGCGTGTCCACGACGTGACCGCGATCGACATTCTGCTTGCGCCCGACCAGTTGATGCTGGACCGTGCGCGGGGGGCCAATGATCGGCTGTGCGGGAATTATCCCAATGGCTTTCAACTCGACGCCATTCACGCGGCACACATCACACTGCTTCAACGATTCGTCAGAACAAGCGAATTGGAACGTGTTCAAGCGGCTGTCGCCGAAGTCTTGCGGAACGAGACCCCAACCGCGTGGACGTTCAAAGCAACGGGTTACTACGACATACCAGTTGAAAAACTGGGGTTGGCCGGAATTGTCGTGGAGCGGTCGCATGACCTCATGCGTTTGCAGCAGAAATTCATTGATGCGGTCTCGCCATTCACATCGGAGAAGGGGACGGCAGAATCGTTCGCCTTGAGGTCAGATGGAGCGACGATTTCTCAATCCCAGCAGACGATTCGGTATGTTTCGGAGTTTGTCCCCAAAAGTAGTGGGAAGAACTTTAATCCGCATGTGACGATTGGTCTCGGAACACGTGAATTCGTCGACAAGCTCAAAGTGGAACCATTTTCCGTGTTCACCTTCCAGGCGAAATCTATCGACATTTATCAACTTGGCGAGTTTGGAACTGCGCAAAAGATGCTGTGGTCGTCTGTCGACACGAACGAAAAGAAATGA